The genomic segment ACCGGAGGGGAGTTCGGGTCACGGGCGACATCGGCGGGCAGCGCGTGGCGCAGGGCGTTGGTCACCAGCTCCGAGACGACCAGGGCGACATCGTCGAAGCGGTCGTCGAGTTGCCACTGATGGAGCGTGCCACGGGTGAAGTGCCGTGCGGAGCCGACCGCTTCGTACCGCGCCGGGAGCGTGATCGATGCCGATGCCGTGATCGCCGCGGGATCGGTGGGGGGCAGGCCACGCCGTAACGGTTCGAGCGTCGTCGATCCATCAGTCCTCATACGAGGTGCTCCCGGGATTCGCGGCTGCGAGCGGCACTGCCTGTGAGCGGTACTGCGGGGACACAGCGGCACAACACGAACGATCACGCAGGTGCGCAAGGGCCATGCTTCCGAATGCTTGAAGCAGATGCAAGGGCAGATGCACGTGCACGCGCCTGACGTGCCCGGTACCGTGGTGGTTCCGGAGTATTTCTTCCGCATGCCATTTTTCACGGCTCCGGCAAGTCTTCCCCTCTCTGTAACCGAATGAGTACGGCCCGAAGCGTTTTGGTGGCAGAATCCGGTTCTCGGGGTTCGGGGGGCCTCGTTGCCCGGGAAGCTATGGGGAGGGTTGTCCAGTGTCGGCAGGCGAGTCGAGTGGATCCGTGGTGCGCCGCATCCTGCTGGGCTCTCAGCTCAGAAGGCTGCGCGAGTCCCGCGGGATCACGCGTGAGGCGGCCGGCTACTCCATCCGGGCCTCCGAATCGAAGATCAGCCGCATGGAGTTGGGACGGGTGAGCTTCAAGGCCAGGGACATCGAGGATCTGCTCACGCTCTACGGAGTCGCGGACGAGGCGGAGCGCGAGTCGCTCCTCGGCCTGGCGCGCGAGGCCAACGTGGCGGGCTGGTGGCACAGTTACGGCGACGTGCTGCCCGGCTGGTTCCAGACGTACATCGGTCTGGAGGGGGCGGCATCCCTCATCCGTATCTACGAAGTCCAGTTCGTGCACGGCCTGTTGCAGACCGAGTCGTACGCGCACGCGGTCGTCTCGCGGGGCATGCGCGGGGCACCCGAGGCGGAGATCGACCGCAGGGTCGCACTCCGTCTGGAGCGGCAGAAAGCGCTCGTCTCCGAGCGCGCACCGGACTTCCACGCGGTGCTCGACGAGGCGGCCCTGCATCGGCCCTACGGCTCACGCGACGTGATGCGCGCCCAGTTGCGGCATCTGCTGGAGATGTCGGAGCACCCCAACGTCTCTCTCCAGGTGATGCCTTTCAGTTTCGGCGGACACGCGGGCGAAAGCGGCGCGTTCACCATGCTGCGCTTTCCCGAATCGGACCTGTCGGACATCATCTTTCTGGAGCAGCTCACCAGCGCGCTCTATCTCGACAAGGCCGAGGACGTCCAGAGTTACGGAAAGGCCATGGCCCAGCTGCGCGCCGACAGCCCCGGGGAGGACGAGACCCGGGATCTCCTCCACAGACTCCTTCAACAGACCTGATCCACGCGTACGATGACGTCCGATCAGGAGTGTGCGAACGCCTGCAGTAAGGGATTGCATGTCCTTCTTCCATGAACTGGCCCATCAGTACATCGATGGCGAATGGCTGACCGGCAGCGGTTCGTGGGACATCATCGACGTCAATCCCTACAACGGCGAGAAGCTCTGCGCCATCACGGTCGCGACGACCGCCGAGGTGGACCGGGCGTACCGGGCCGCCGAGCGCGCGCAGACGGCATGGGCCGACGCCCGTCCGCACGAGCGACAGGCCGTCCTCGTACGGGCGTTGGACGTCGTCGAGGAGCGCGCCGACGAGATCGCCGAGGCCATCGTCGACGAGCTGGGCGGGACGCTGCCCCGGGCGCGGTACGAGATCGATCTCGGCCGTGAGCTCCTCCGCGAGGCGATACGCCAGGCCGTCCGCCCGGTCGGCGGGCTGCTGCCCGCGGCGGTGGACGGCAAGGAGAACCGGCTCTACCGGCGACCCGTCGGGGTCGTCTCCGTCATCAACGCCTTCAACTTCCCCTTCGTCGTGGCGATGAAGTCCGTCGCGCCGGCCCTGGCGCTCGGCAACGCGGTCGTGATGAAGCCGCACCAGAACGCACCCGTCGTCGGCGGCGGGCTCGTGGCGCGCGTCTTCGAGGAGGCCGGGCTGCCGCCGGGGCTGCTCAACGTGGTGGTCACGGACAGCGCCGAGATAGGGGACGCGTTCATCGAGCACCCGGTGCCCGCGGTGATCTCGTTCACCGGATCGGACCGGGTCGGCCGCCGGATAGCGGCCAAGGCCGCCCGCCGCTTCAAGCGGTGCGTACTCGAACTCAGCGGCAACAGCGCCCTGGTGGTGCTGGAGGACGCGGACATCGAGGCGGCCGTGGACGCCGCCGTCTTCAGCCGGTTCTTCTTCCAGGGCCAGGTCGGCATGGCCGCCAACCGCATCCTGGTCGACCGCCGGGTGGAGGCGGAGTTCACCGGGCGGTTCGTCGCCGAGGCGGCCCGGATCACCGCCGGGGACCCGCGCGACCCGGCCACCCGTATCGGCCCGGTCATCAACGCCTTCCAGGTCGACGCGCTCACCGGGCTGGTCGATGAGGCACTCGCCGCAGGGGCCACCGCGCTGCTGCGCGGACGTACCCGGGGCAATGTCGTGGAGCCGACCGTGCTGACCGGGGTGCCCGAGGGCTCGCCCCTGCTGTCGCAGGAGCTCTTCGGCCCGGTGGCCGTGCTGATCCCCTTCGACGGGGAGGACGAGGCGGTACGGATCGCCGACGACACCCCGTACGGGCTGAGCGGGGCCGTGCACACCGCCGACGTCGACCGCGGGGTGCGGTTCGCGCGGCGGGTCCGCACCGGCATGTTCCATGTCAACGGTCCCACCGTGCAGGACGACCCGCTGGCCGCCTTCGGGGGCGAGAAGATGTCCGGACTCGGCAGGCGGAACGGCGACGCGGCCGTGGACGCCTTCACGACGACCCACTGGATCTCGGTCCAGTACGGCCGCACGGTCTTTCCTTTCTGAACGCAACAGCGTGTCACGGGCGTTGAGGACCAAAGCTGTCCGCAAGGGCTCGTAGCGTGGGGGTGTCGGTCGGGGCCACGGGGGCACCGGCCCGAGACCCCGGGACGGTCAGCATGGTCACCCACGTGTCCGAATCGCACGGCGACGAGCGCGGCACCCTCCTCGGCTTCGTCGAGGCCCAGCGCGGCGCGATCCGCCGCACCCTCCTCGGGCTGACCGAGGAGCAGGCGGCGAGCCGGCCGACCGCCGGCGAGCTCTCCCTCTCCGGGCTGGCCAAGCACGTCGCCGAGACGGAGCTGAACTGGCTCCGGATGGCCCAGCAGCAGCCCAACGAGAAGGTGCGCACCCAGGAGACCTGGGGGGACAGCTTCCGGCTCGTCGACGACGAGACCGTGCCCCAGGTGCTGGCGTTCTGGGACGGCGTGGCCGCCGAGACCGAGAAGTTCATCCGGTCGGCCCCGGACCTCGGTGCCACCTTCCCGCTGCCCGAGGCTCCGTGGTTCCCGCAGGGAGAGGTGGTCTCCCTGCGGTGGTTCCTGGTCCATCTGGTGGAGGAGATCGCCCGGCACGCCGGTCACGCCGACATCATCCGGGAGTCCCTGGACGGCAAGACCGCCTTCGAGTTGATCGCGGACAGCCGCAAGTAGGCCTGGACAAAGCCCTGTTCAGTGGTGGAACGAGGTCGCGGCACCCTTGTCGTGGCTCAGTGGGCGCGGCTGCTCGCGCAGTTCGGGCAGCAGCGCCCGCAGGTCCTCCAGCAGGAGTTCGGCGAGGTCGGAGGAGAATCCGTTGCGGCAGACGATCCGCAGCACCGACAGGTCCTGCCGGTTGGCCGGGAAGGTATAGGCGGGCACCAGCCAGCCGTGTTCGCGCAGCCGCCGGGACACGTCGAAGACGTCGTACGCCGTCACGTCCGGCGCGGTCGTCACGGCGAAGACCGGCAACTCGTCTCCCCGGGTGAGGAGCTGGAAGTCGCCGAGGGCCTCGATCCGTGTCGCGAGGCCCCGGGCGACGTCGCGGGAGGTCTGCTGGACGGCGCGGTAGCCCTCCCGGCCCAGCCGCAGGAAGGTGTAGTACTGCGCGACGACCTGGGCGCCCGGCCGGGAGAAGTTCAGCGCGAAGGTGGGCATGTCGCCGCCGAGGTAGTTCACCCGGAAGACGAGCTCCTCGGGGAGGTCCTCGGGTGTCCGCCAGAGCGCCCAGCCGACGCCCGGGTAGACCAGGCCGTACTTGTGGCCCGAGGTGTTGATGGAGGACACCCGGGGGAGCCGGAAGTCCCACACCAGGTCCTCGTCGACGAAGGGCGCGACCATGGCGCCCGAGGCGCCGTCGACGTGCACCGGGATATCGAGCCCGGTCCGCTCCTGGAGGGCGTCCAGCGCCTCGCAGAGTCCGGCGATCGGCTCGTAGGACCCGTCGAAGGTGGAGCCGAGGATGCCGACGACCCCGATGGTGTTCTCGTCGCAGAGGTCGGCGGCGCCCTGCGGGTCGATGTGGAAGCGGTCGCCCTCCATGGGGACGAGCCGGGCCTCGACCTCCCAGAAGTTGCAGAACTTCTCCCAGCACACCTGTACGTTGACGCCCATCACCAGGTTGGGCCGCGCGGTGGCCGGATAGCGGTCCGGGTTCTTCGCCGCCCAGCGCCGCTTCAGGGCCAGCCCGGCGAGCATGCAGGCCTCGCTGGAGCCGGTCGTGGAACAGCCCACGGCGGTGGACGGGTCGGGGGCGTTCCACAGGTCGGCGAGCATCGCGACGCACCGGCGCTCCAGTTCGGCGGTGCGCGGGTACTCGTCCTTGTCGATCATGTTCTTGTCCCGGCACTCCGCCATCAGCACCCCGGCCTGGGGTTCCATCCAGGTGGTGACGAAGGTGGCGAGGTTGAGCCGGGAGTTGCCGTCGAGCATCAGCTCGTCGTGGACGAGCCCGTACGCGGTGGACGGCGGGAGCGGGCCGTCCGGCAGCCGGTGCGTCGGCGGGGCCGAGGTCATGCCGGCCGTCGGATCGGCCTCCCCGAAGAAGGGGTTGAGGGCCAGCTTCCGGCCCGTGCCGGACCCGTCCTTGCCGTGTGATCCCTTGTGGAGCGCCATGCGGCACGTCCTCTCGGTTCGCGGAGCCCCCTCCCCGCCGCCGGGTCAGCCCTCGGCGGCGAGACCGGCCTTGATGGCCCGGGTGAACTTCACGACGCGCTCGGCCTGGACGCGCGCCGCCGTCAGCGTCTGCTCGCCGACCGGGATGTCCCCCTGGCCGGCGACGTGCGAGGTGCCGTACGGGTTGCCGTCGACGAACTTCGACGGGTCGGTGTACCCGGGGGCGACGAGGATGCCGCCGAAGTGGTGGATGGTGTTGTAGAGCGCGAGCAGCGTCGACTCCTGGCCGCCGTGCGCGGTGGCGCTGGAGGTGAAGCCGCTGTAGACCTTGTCGGCCAGCGCTCCGGCCTGCCAGAGCCCGCCGAGGGTGTCGATGAACTGCTTGAGCTGGGCGGCGAGGTTCCCGTACCGGGTGGGCGAGCCGAAGATCACCGCGTCGGCCCAGACGATGTCGTCGGCGACGACCTCGGCGATGTCGGTGGTCGCCCGCACGTTGGCGGCCCAGGCGGGGTTGGAGTCGATCGCGGCCTGCGGGGCGAGCTCGGCGGCCCTGCGCAGCCGTACGTCGGCGCCGGCCTTCTCCGCGTCCTCGGCGAGGGCCCTGGCGATCGTCGCGATGGTGCCGGTCGAGGAGTAGTAGACGACGGCGACATTGACGGGCGTGGACATGCGAGATCCTCCGGGCGTCGGGTGGTGAGGGCCGTACGGCGGGAGTTCTCGTGCGGCTCCAAGAGGCCGTACGCATGTGACGATACGGACAAATGGCCCATTCGGCACGTCCGGCGGGAGGGCCGGTGCGGCACGGCGCCGTACGGCCCCGCGCCGTGCCGTACGGGCCCCGCGCAGTGCCCCAGCACCCCCTGCGCCATGCCGTACGGGCCCTCATCGCAGCGGCGTACCGTCCTCGTGCAGCTGCATCTGGGGCCGCCCGGTCACCAGGAGCCAGGCGGGCAGGGTCGCCACGCAGAGCACCGGCAGCACCGTCAGGTCGCTCACCAGCACCGCGGCCATGAAGAGGCTCAGCCAGCCCTGCCGGGTGACCGCGAGGACCAGCCCCAGTACCGCGCAGGAGACGGCGAGCGCGGGCGGCACCGCGTCGACCAGCGCGTGCGCGCAGAGCCCCAGGGCCGCCCCGGCGAAGACCGCCGGGAAGATCCGGCCGCCCCGGAAGCCGCAGGTGGCGGCCACCACCAGCGCCGCCATCTTCACCACCGCCATCGCGGCGAACTCCCCGGCCGACCAGCCGTCGGGCGACGCGGCCAGCTCCTCCACCTCCTCCAGCCCCTTGAAGAGGGTCAGATGGCCACCCAGAGCGCCCAGCAGCCCGAGCACGAGCCCGCCGGCGGTGATGGCGAGCACCGGGTGCCGCAGCGCCTTGAACGCCCGGTGCGTCCACGGCGCCGCCAGCACCCCGGCCATGCCCAGCACGGCCCCCGCCGAGGCGATCACCAGCGCGGCGAGCAGGTCGCCCCAGCCGGTGTGGGTGTAGTCCGGCAGTGACAGGTCGAAGCTGGGGTGATCGGCCAGCGTCATGGTCAGCGCCCCCGCCGTACCCGCCGCGAGCGGGCCGAAGAGGCGGTCCCAGAGCGCCCCGGGGCCCGGCTGGGAGGCGAGGACCTCGGAGAGGATCAGGGCGGCGGCGACCGGGGTGCCGAAGAGGGCGCCGACGGTGCCCGCCGCTGCGAGCCCCACCCACAGCTCGCCCGGCGCGTCGGGGGCCAGCCGCCGGCCCAGCCAGAAGGCGAGCGCGATGTTCGCCTCGGTGATCGGGTTCTCCGGTCCGAGGCTCACCCCGCCGGCCAGTGCCAGCACGGTGACCAGCAGCAGCCCCGGTACGACGTCGGGGGCGAGCGGGGGGCCGACCAGCCCGGTGGTGGCCGGATCGGGGCCCGCGTGGCCGTGCACCAGATGGACGGTGATCCCCACCGCGACACCGGTCGCCGTGAGCATGACGATCATCCAGAGCGAGGAGAACCGGCCGATCCCCAGCGCGTCCGGAAGGGTCTCCCAGAGCACGTCCTGGAACTGCTCGGCCAGCAGGCTCACGCCGAGCAGGATCAGCGCCGAGACGACCCCGACCACCAGCGCCGGCAGCACGACGGGCAGCAGCCGCCGGGCGGGCGTGGGCGCGGGGCCGTCACCGGCGGGGGCCGAGGGGAGCGGGGAGCCCGGGGAACCAGGGGAATCCGGGGAGGGGTGCGACGCGGAGGAGGGGGCCACCGGCTCACCCTATCCACGCAAATGCCGCACAAGCCGCTTATCTCTCACGCCTCGCACCACGGCCTGGCGCCATGCCTCGCACCATGCCTGGGGTGCCACGCCTCGCGCCATGCCCGGCAGCACGCCTCGCACCCGCACGAAGCGTGCTGCCGCCCGTCACAGCTCGCTGATCACCGCGGCCGTCCCGTACGCGCAGACCTCGGTGCCCACGTCCGCCGCTTCGGAGACGTCGAAGCGCATCATCAGCACCGCGTTGGCGCCGCGCGCCCGCGCCTGCTCGACGAGGCGCTCCATCGCCTGGTTGCGGGTCTCCACGAGGGTCTTGGTCAGTCCCTTCAGCTCGCCGCCGATCATCGACTTCAGCCCGGCGCCGATCTGGCTGCCCAGGTGGCGGGAGCGCACGGTCAGCCCGAACACCTCGCCGATCACCCGGGTCACCTGGTGCCCGGGTACGTCGTTCGTGGTGACGACGAGCACGTCCGCGTGGTCGCTCTGGCCGCCGCCGTAATCCTCGATGCCCATGGGTGACACCTCCTGGGGACCAGCTTTGCCCCGGCCGGTGCCGTGCGCACGCCCACCGCGGCCACTGGAACCCGGAGCATCCCCGGGGCGTTGATAGCTTGGGGCGGCCACGCAGCCCCCATCGATCGATCCTGGAGCCCGGACCCTTGAATACGCTTGCGCTCGGCCCGAGCTGGCTGGACCCGGACTATCTGATCAACACCTTCGGACTCCCCGGCGTCCTCCTCATCGTGTTCGCCGAGTCCGGACTGCTGATCGGGTTCTTCCTGCCCGGCGACTCCATCCTGTTCACCACGGGTCTGCTGGTGACCACGGGCCAGCTGCACTACCCGCTCTGGCTGGTCTGTCTCCTGATCGGGATCGCCGCGATCGTCGGGGACCAGGTCGGCTATCTCTTCGGCCGGAAGGTGGGCCCGTCCCTCTTCAACCGGCCGGACTCCAAGCTCTTCAAGCAGGAGAACGTCGAGAAGGCGCACGAGTTCTTCGAGAAGTACGGCCCGAAGTCGCTGGTCCTGGCCCGTTTCGTGCCGGTGATCCGCACCTTCACGCCGATCATCGCCGGTGTCAGCCGGATGAACTACCGCTCGTTCCTGGTGTTCAACATCATCGGCGGCGTCCTCTGGGGCGTCGGGGTGACCGTGCTCGGAGCGGTGCTCGGCAAGATCGAGTTCGTGCACAAGAACATCGAGGCGATCCTCGTCCTGATCGTGCTCATCTCCGTGGTGCCGATCGCGATCGAGTTCCTGCGGGCCCGCTCCAAGTCGAAGAAGGCCGCCGCGAACCGCGAGGACGACGACCGCCCCGGCAGCAACCCCTCCGACGGCCCCTCCGGCAGCTCGCCCGCCGGCCGCCGCGGCGGCCGTCACGCCAAGCGCTGACACCCGCCCGCACAGCCCTGGTACGGCGCCCCTCCCGGTACGACACGGGACGGGCGCCGTTTCGCGTACGCCGGGGCCATGCGCGAGGTCTCAGAACCCGCGGGTGCGCTTCGCGGCCCGGCGGCCCGCGCCCGTCTCCGTACCCGGTACCCGCATGAAGAGCCGGGAGATCTCGCTCCCGAGGTTCACCCCGATCGCGATGGCCAGCGCCGTCGCCACCGCCGTGGAGAGCGAGGCGAGCCCCCGGTCCAGCTCGCCCTGGGCCACGCCCAGCAGCCCGAAGTACGTCGCCGAACCGGGCAGCAGCGGGCCGATGGCCGCTGTGATGAAGGGCAGCGAGGAGGTGTAGCGGTAGCGCGAGAAGAGCTGCCCGAACAGGCCCACCAGGCCGGCCGCCACCGCCGTCGCCGCGACCGGCGAGAGGTCGCCGGTGCGGGCCATCGCCCCGTAGATGATCCAGGCCACCCCGCCGTTCAGGGTCACCGCGAGCACGGTGGACCGCTCCTGCTGGAGCAGGATCGCGAACGCCAGGCTCAGCGCCATCGACGCCAGGATCTGGAGCACCGGGCGGTCATGGGCGACGAAACGTTCCTCCGGATTGAGGGTGGCGCCCAGCTGGAGCCCCAGATAGAGCACCACCAGCACCCCGACCACGATCCCGATGAAGAAGTACATGACTTCCAGCAGGCGCGCGGCGGCGGTGATGTAGTAGCCGGTCAGCCCGTCCTGCACGCCCGCCACCAGGGCCCGCCCCGGCAGCAGCGCGAAGAGCCCACCGGTGATCACGGCGGACGGCCGCACATCGCTCCAGTGGGTGAGCGTCAGCGCCACCCCGAGCGCGGCGGGCGGCATCGCGGCGGCGGTGAACTGGTAGAACTCCGGCAGCCCGCGCCCCGCGCAGAACCAGGCGAGCCGGTCGCCGAGCATCGCGCCGGCCGCCGCCACGAAGAACACCACCACGCCACCGCCGACCAGCACCGACGCCGCCCCGGCGAGCAGCCCGGCGGCCGCCGTGAGCGCCCAGCCGGGGAAGGGGTGGCGGTTGCGCCGGATCTCCGCCAGCCGCCGGTACGCCTCCTCCAGCGAGACGTCCACGTCCTCGGTGGTGATGTCGTCGATCAGCCGGAAGACGGCCGCCAGCCGGTTGTAGTCGGTGCCCCGGCGGCGCACCGTGCGGCTCGCCGTGACCGGGTCCTCGACCAGCGAGGGCTGGTGCGAGATGGAGAGCAGCGTGAAGGTGACGGTCGGCTCGCACCGGTCCAGACCGTAACTACGGGTCACCGCGAACATCGCGGCCTCCACGTCCTCGGCACCCTCGCCCCCGGCCAGCAGCAGCTCGCCGATACGGAGCGTCAGGTCGAGCACCCTCGGCACGGCGGGGCCCGAGTCGTCCGTCCGCTGGACGCTCTCCGCCGCGGGGCGTTCGGTGACCGGCATCCGGAGCATGGTGCGCATCCGGTCCTGCCAGGGCGCTTCCTTGGTCAGCCGGACCATCGGGATGCCCTGCGCCGGGGTGAACGCGGGCGTCTGGCTCGCGTCGTACGACCGGGGCGGGGTGAAGGCCGAGGCGCCGGTGTCCGAGTCGGAGAGGTTCTTTCCCGCCCGTCCCGGACCGGAAGCGGAACCCGTCCCGGGCGGCTCCGGCTGCACCCCGGCCGGTACCGCGAACTCCGAGGTCGGCTGGTCGTCTTCGAGCGGCAGCACGGGCTGCTCCACCCCGGCGGGCGCGGTGAACGCACTGTGCGCCTCGTCGGACTGGGGCTTCTGGTCCTCCGGACCGCCCTGCTCCGCCACTGCTGGACCTCGCTCTTCCTGGCCTGATGCGTCCTGGCCGCACTCCTGCCCAGTATGGGCACGGACAAGGGACCCGCACGCGAAACGGGCGGCACACCGATGAGGTGTACCGCCCGTTCACGCTGTCCTCAGGCCGTCGACGAAGACTCTCGAGTCTCCGTCAGGACCGGCCCCGCCACCCGTACGGAAGCGGAACCGGAAGGTCCTGTGAAGGGGACCGCGTCAGTGCGCGCCGCCCTGGTCCTGCAGACGCTTGTAGGAGGCCTCGATCTCGGCCTCGGCCGCGGCACGGCCGACCCAGTCGGCGCCCTCGACGGACTTGCCCGGCTCCAGGTCCTTGTAGACCTCGAAGAAGTGCTGGATCTCCAGGCGGTCGAACTCCGACACGTGCTGGATGTCCTGCAGGTGCTCGACGCGCGGGTCCGACGCGGGGACGCACAGCAGCTTGTCGTCGCCGCCGGCCTCGTCCGTCATGCGGAACATGCCGATGGCGCGGCACTTGATGAGGCATCCGGGGAACGTGGGCTCGTCCAGGATGACCAGCGCGTCCAGCGGGTCGCCGTCCTCGCCGAGAGTGTTCTCGACGAAGCCGTAGTCGGCCGGGTAGCTGGTCGAGGTGAAGAGTCGACGGTCCAGGCGGATCCGACCGGTCTCGTGGTCCACCTCGTACTTGTTCCGCGAACCCTTCGGGATCTCGATGGTGACGTCGAACTCCACGGGTGGCTCCTCCATGATCAACACATACGACTGGTGGTTAAGTGTCCCCCACGCAGATGTGTGCTCGCGAAAGGGGCTGGTCAACGGTGGCCGAGCCGGTGGATGAACCGTCGAAGGAACCGTCGGACCCCTGGGGCAAGCTGAAGGGCCTGGCCGGAAAACCGGCCCTGCCGGACAACTGGCGGCTCGTCGCAGGCTCCGCGGTTCTCGGCCTGGTGGTCGCCGCCGGCGCCGTGTTCGCCGCCGGCCCCTGGGACAACGGTCAGCGTACGGCCGAACGCGCCCGGGCAGCCGGCCAGAGCCGTACAGGTGACACAGCTCACCGCGGTTCGGCGGCGGGCCCCGCGGCGCCGGCGCCCGCTCCCAGCGCCGCCGCGGTGCTCGCAGCCCTCAACGCCGGCCGCGCCCCGGCCGGGGCGGCGGTGGCGCCGGCCAAGGAGCTGGACCGGCTGATCAAGGCCTCCGCGCTCGGCACCCGTACGACGGCCGTCGTCGTGGACACCGCCACCGGCAAGCAGGTCTACGCCCGCGCGGCCGGTACGCCGATGACCCCCGCCTCCACCATCAAGATCGCCACCACGGTCGCCGCGCTCTCGGAGCTCGGCCCCGACCACCGCATCGACACCACCGTGCGCGCCTCGCCCGACCTGCGCACCGTCACCCTCGTCGGCGGCGGCGACCCCACCCTGGACGAGGCCGGACTGCGCGCGCTGGCCCGGTCCACCGCCAAGGCCCTCGACGACCGGAAGGTGCGCGAGGTCGTCCTCACGTACGACGCCTCCGCCTACTCCGGGCCCGCCCGTCACCCCATCGGCCCCAACGACAACATCGCGCCGGTGAGCGCGCTGATGGTCCGTGAGGGCCGGCTCGACAGGAGCGACCACGGGCCCGCCGCACGCTCCGGTGACCCCGCCGCCGACGCCGCACACCTGTTCGCCGGGTACCTGAAGGACAGCGGCGTGAAAACGACCGGCGAACCCCGCTCCCACCGGCCCGCCGCCAAGGCGACCACCCTCGCCACCCACCGCTCCCAGCCGCTCTCCGCCCTGGTCGAACGGACCCTCACCAACAGCGACAACGACCTCGCCGAGGCCCTCGCCCGGCAGACCGCCATCGGCGCCGGCCGCCCGGCCGGCTTCGACGGGGCCCGCGCCGCGGTCACCGCCCGGCTGAAGAAACTCGGCCTGCCGGTCACCGGCGTCCGGCTGGGCGACGGCAGCGGACTCGACCGGAACGACAAGGTCTCCGCCGCCCTCCTGGCGGGCCTCCTCGCTCGCGCGGCGGACCCCGCCCACCCCGAACTCCGCCCCGTCCTCACCGGACTCCCGGTGGCCGGGTTCAGCGGCACGCTCGACGCCCGCTACGGCGAGAAGTCGGGCGGCGCCGGACTCGTACGGGCCAAGACGGGCACCCTCACGGGCGTCAACGCGCTGGCCGGCACGGTCGTGGACCCCCGCGGGCGGCTGCTCTCCTTCGCCTTCCTCACATCCGGCACCACCGCCCCCGGTGACGCCGAGAGGGCCCTCGACGACCTCGCCACGGCCCTGGCCACCGGCACCGGCTGACGCCCCCGCGACGCCGTCGCCCGATGCGGGCGCCGGCCGTCGACGCCCCACCACGGGAGCGCACCCTCACGTACGGTTGACGCATGACGAGCATCGGTGGTGCCGAGATGGTCGACTGGAATCTCGCGGTGGCGACCGCGACCCGGCTGGTACGCCCGGGTCCCGAGATCGACCGCGAGGAGGCGCGCGCCGTCGTCGCGGAGCTGCGCCGCCACGCCAAGGCCTCGGAGGAACACGTCCGTTCCTTCACCCGGATGATCCCGCAGGGCCCCGGGGCCCCCGCCCCGGCCGACACCCCCGTCCTGGTCGTGGACCGGGCCGGCTGGATCAAGGCCAACGTCGCGGGGTTCCGCGAACTCCTGCGCCCGCTGCTCTCCAAGATGCAGGAGCGGCGCGGCAACGGCCCCGGCCAGAGCGTCATCGGGGCCGTCGGCGGCAAGGTGACCGGCGTCGAACTCGGCATGCTGCTCTCCTTCCTCGCCTCCCGGGTGCTCGGCCAGTACGAGACCTTCGCCCCCGCGAGCCGGGAGCTGCCCGCCCTCGACCAGGGCGGCGGCCGGCTGCTCCTGGTCGCCCCGAACATCGTCCACGTCGAGCGCGAACTCGGCGTGGACCCGCACGACTTCCGGCTCTGGGTGGCCCTCCACGAGGAGACCCACCGCACCCAGTTCACCGGGGTGCCCTGGCTGCGCGACCACCTCCGGGGCGAGATCCAGTCCTTCCTGGACCAGACCGACGTGGACCCCGCCACCTTCGTCGAACAGCTGCGCGAGGCCGTGCAGTCGCTCGTCGGCGGGCGGCCCGAGGGCGAGCGCGGCGAGGGCGGCGGACGCAGCCTGGTCGAACTCGTCCAGACGCCCGCCCAACGC from the Streptomyces sp. NBC_01335 genome contains:
- a CDS encoding ion channel protein, with protein sequence MLPALVVGVVSALILLGVSLLAEQFQDVLWETLPDALGIGRFSSLWMIVMLTATGVAVGITVHLVHGHAGPDPATTGLVGPPLAPDVVPGLLLVTVLALAGGVSLGPENPITEANIALAFWLGRRLAPDAPGELWVGLAAAGTVGALFGTPVAAALILSEVLASQPGPGALWDRLFGPLAAGTAGALTMTLADHPSFDLSLPDYTHTGWGDLLAALVIASAGAVLGMAGVLAAPWTHRAFKALRHPVLAITAGGLVLGLLGALGGHLTLFKGLEEVEELAASPDGWSAGEFAAMAVVKMAALVVAATCGFRGGRIFPAVFAGAALGLCAHALVDAVPPALAVSCAVLGLVLAVTRQGWLSLFMAAVLVSDLTVLPVLCVATLPAWLLVTGRPQMQLHEDGTPLR
- a CDS encoding YbjQ family protein is translated as MGIEDYGGGQSDHADVLVVTTNDVPGHQVTRVIGEVFGLTVRSRHLGSQIGAGLKSMIGGELKGLTKTLVETRNQAMERLVEQARARGANAVLMMRFDVSEAADVGTEVCAYGTAAVISEL
- a CDS encoding DedA family protein, with the protein product MNTLALGPSWLDPDYLINTFGLPGVLLIVFAESGLLIGFFLPGDSILFTTGLLVTTGQLHYPLWLVCLLIGIAAIVGDQVGYLFGRKVGPSLFNRPDSKLFKQENVEKAHEFFEKYGPKSLVLARFVPVIRTFTPIIAGVSRMNYRSFLVFNIIGGVLWGVGVTVLGAVLGKIEFVHKNIEAILVLIVLISVVPIAIEFLRARSKSKKAAANREDDDRPGSNPSDGPSGSSPAGRRGGRHAKR
- a CDS encoding threonine/serine ThrE exporter family protein, whose protein sequence is MAEQGGPEDQKPQSDEAHSAFTAPAGVEQPVLPLEDDQPTSEFAVPAGVQPEPPGTGSASGPGRAGKNLSDSDTGASAFTPPRSYDASQTPAFTPAQGIPMVRLTKEAPWQDRMRTMLRMPVTERPAAESVQRTDDSGPAVPRVLDLTLRIGELLLAGGEGAEDVEAAMFAVTRSYGLDRCEPTVTFTLLSISHQPSLVEDPVTASRTVRRRGTDYNRLAAVFRLIDDITTEDVDVSLEEAYRRLAEIRRNRHPFPGWALTAAAGLLAGAASVLVGGGVVVFFVAAAGAMLGDRLAWFCAGRGLPEFYQFTAAAMPPAALGVALTLTHWSDVRPSAVITGGLFALLPGRALVAGVQDGLTGYYITAAARLLEVMYFFIGIVVGVLVVLYLGLQLGATLNPEERFVAHDRPVLQILASMALSLAFAILLQQERSTVLAVTLNGGVAWIIYGAMARTGDLSPVAATAVAAGLVGLFGQLFSRYRYTSSLPFITAAIGPLLPGSATYFGLLGVAQGELDRGLASLSTAVATALAIAIGVNLGSEISRLFMRVPGTETGAGRRAAKRTRGF
- a CDS encoding inorganic diphosphatase, which encodes MEFDVTIEIPKGSRNKYEVDHETGRIRLDRRLFTSTSYPADYGFVENTLGEDGDPLDALVILDEPTFPGCLIKCRAIGMFRMTDEAGGDDKLLCVPASDPRVEHLQDIQHVSEFDRLEIQHFFEVYKDLEPGKSVEGADWVGRAAAEAEIEASYKRLQDQGGAH
- the dacB gene encoding D-alanyl-D-alanine carboxypeptidase/D-alanyl-D-alanine endopeptidase, yielding MAEPVDEPSKEPSDPWGKLKGLAGKPALPDNWRLVAGSAVLGLVVAAGAVFAAGPWDNGQRTAERARAAGQSRTGDTAHRGSAAGPAAPAPAPSAAAVLAALNAGRAPAGAAVAPAKELDRLIKASALGTRTTAVVVDTATGKQVYARAAGTPMTPASTIKIATTVAALSELGPDHRIDTTVRASPDLRTVTLVGGGDPTLDEAGLRALARSTAKALDDRKVREVVLTYDASAYSGPARHPIGPNDNIAPVSALMVREGRLDRSDHGPAARSGDPAADAAHLFAGYLKDSGVKTTGEPRSHRPAAKATTLATHRSQPLSALVERTLTNSDNDLAEALARQTAIGAGRPAGFDGARAAVTARLKKLGLPVTGVRLGDGSGLDRNDKVSAALLAGLLARAADPAHPELRPVLTGLPVAGFSGTLDARYGEKSGGAGLVRAKTGTLTGVNALAGTVVDPRGRLLSFAFLTSGTTAPGDAERALDDLATALATGTG